Below is a genomic region from Oreochromis niloticus isolate F11D_XX linkage group LG13, O_niloticus_UMD_NMBU, whole genome shotgun sequence.
CAGGTCAAAGTGTGTTTTGTCTGCATTCTCACACAGCAGGATGATGCGGCACAAACAGTCTGCCGCAAACACCCGTGTGACCCAGCGCGGCGCCACAGATGGCTTTGATTTGTCGTCTTCGCCCAGACCCGTGAACATTGTGTCATCGTCCATCTCGTCTTTTTTCTCCGAGTCTTCCTCGTCCTTTTCCACCTCAAACACGACAGCGCCCCCTACATCTGAAAGAGGACACGGGCACATTTGTGGTAAAAGATTTATAAAAGACGATTTTTgaatgtgctgttttgtagaCTTACCTGTAGTTGCTGCAAGAACATCCTTGCAGAGTTTTAGCCAATGGGAAAGTTTTTCTACAGCCAAAGATGAGAGCATGTGGCCAAGTGTGTCATGGATGTCTGAGCACAGCTTCCTGTCCGTCTCCCGATCCAGCATGCCAAACAAAACGCCCTCCAGACCCGTCTCTGTGATGTTTAGATCTGAACCAGAGCAAGTTAAGGCATTAGGATCCACATTGCATTAAGGTGTATTATTCAAACAGAATGCTCGAATCAGATTTTAAACGTGTACTGACTGATTGCAGTGCTGTCTTTGCTTTCTCCTGCTCTCTTTGCCAGGCTCATGGCGTACTCACAgacctctgcagcttctctctgagCAAGCTGTCTCAGGCAGGCCACTGCAGCACGACGCAGCAACAGATGAGAACTGCACAGGTGCACCTATTGGAACCCCAGTGCACAGCAGGAAATCAACATTTAGACTGACACAAACTCTAACTATCACATACGTTCTCTGAAagtatttatgtcttacacagagACACGGCACCAAGCTGGACAGGTTAACGTGTCGTGGAGCAAACATATGCAGCTGCTGCAAACATGAGATAGCAGCTGCCTGCACAAGAGAGTCTGAGTGGTCCTGCATTATGGCACAACCAACCAGGCAGGACGAGCGGATGGTGGAAATAGTGGCTCCATTTCCTAGCAAGACCAGCACAAAGAAACACTGTATTTAAAGACATATATTTCAGTAGCCTGCAGAGGGTCAAAACCGGTTacactgccacctgctggctaAAAAAATACTATGGTTAATGATGTTTGTAATTTGGTTTGTGCCACAGTTACCCTGCAACTCTGGTCCCACAGTAGTGATAAGAGCTCCCAGGCAGCGGCCCAGACACTGGTGAACCTCTGTGTGAGACGGGGGCACAGTGAGGAGCAGGGTGAGCACCAGAGACAGTGTAGGCTCCACATAGCCTCTGTACATGGGACCACTCGAATCCACAATTAGAGCCAGAGAGTGCAGAGCCCAAGTCTGGtgaagacaaaaacacagattgaATTAATTTAGAGTGGTCCAGATCAGAATTTTAGAAAAAGACAGGGGTGCATCAAAATTAGGTTTAGACATAACAtttaacagaacagaaaaacaataaaaatgtacttctaatAAATAATTGACTGCACCTGGACTTCATGTGAAGAGCCATCCTGGGCTAGAGCCAACAAGATGCTGACACTGGTCTTTAAGTGCTGGCCAGAGCCAATTCCTCCAACATATCGATGCAGACAGCCGAGAGCCAGTGAATGGCCCGTCCTTGAAACTACATCACGAGCTGACTTCAGCCTGTAAACAGAGCAAAACAAAGACATGCATCACATGAGTAGAGACAGATACAAAGTATGAGAGATCAACTTCAAGACAGATGAACgacaatgaaacaaaaactataacttttccAAAAAGAGACATTCTGAAAATGTTATGAAAATTTGTATTTTGCGCAATCAGGTATATTGCTGGTTCAGGAAACAGTATAAAGGATACAATGACTCACTGTCCGTCCCACTAAATGTCAAGATGCAGTTTACATCCTTGTCTGTCCAGGCTCGTTCAAGATATGTAGTAATAGACTAATATTTTTTACGCCTAAAATCACTGTATtcttaaaaacatttattaatgtAAGGTAAATAAAGGTTATTCTGATCACAACATTGTGCACTGTAGacaatgttttaaatatttatgttaTTGCAAAAAACCTACACGTTTCTAACCTGGCACCTCAGAAGATCTTATACAATCAGACCAGTTTCAAGGGCAGCACCACAGATTCATGATTACAGTCGACTATCTGACTAAATCTGACACTCAAATCTCTCCTTCTGTCCAAAGTGTTTCTGCAGATCACTAGGTTGTCATGGTAATGTTAACCACAGACCATTTTAAATAGAAAATCTCATCAATTCATCATTTTTATCCTGTTAGACACTTGAATCGTTTTTTTATTGGTGTATGAATTCTTGAGTTATGGCCAAAAGTAAGCTCTTCAggcttgacctttgacctccaaaTGCTATCAAATTCATCTTCATGAATCAAACAAATCAATCAGTCAATGAAAGTGAACACTGGtgtaaaatatgaagaaattcTCTTAAGGCCTTCCTAAATATTCTGTGTGAACAACAAAGATGATTTGAAACCATAATGTCGGacgcaaaaagaaaacaagaaacagaAATTGGAGACATGATATGCTCACTTATCAAAGCTGGTCTGTGCCATTCTGGCAATGAAGGTTGCCTCTCCGACCACCTGAGCCATCCTCCCCAGGGCCTCTCCAGCTGCACAGCGCAGGATGGGATTAGGGTTGTCCAAAGCTCCCATCACCAGGGCCAGAGCTGATTTACGCACCTCCTCAGGCCCGAGAGTGCTCTTATTCTCAGCCAAACCCTACAGTTAAAGCGAAAGAGAAACATTATTTCTCAGTGTAGCTATTACCTAAATGACCTTCCCATTTAAGAGGATATAGAGCTTATTTTCTTACCTTGAGGGCAGAAAGGACTGCAGTAAAGATGTTGAGTTGGACGGCTTGCTGTCGGACTCCTTTAGCCTGCTTTATGCATTCTGCAAAGTGGTCTAACATCTGTAGCCTGAATCATACCCATGAGTTAAAACACAGTATATTAATATACCAAAAACAGCTCAGCAACAATGCAGcgaatataaatatattaggAAAATAAAGAGAGCAGCCGCAgggcaagaaaataaaaataatgttaacATGATGCAGAACCACATCAAATCATCACAATAAGAGAGAGTGCCTTGCCTGTGTTTGAAGGAGACATGAGGGAACACCACACCAAACAGAGCCACTGAAGCATCGATAACCGACACACCCAAAGGGAGAGGTCCTGGGATGGCCTCGCCTACGGGGACGCGCAGGTAGATCGAGGAGGGATCGTGCTCCAGAGCTCCGCTGCCAGACGCGCTGTTGGGCTGCAACTGTTTAGCAGCAACGACACAGAAACACCAAAAGGCCAaacttatatttaatatttaacgAGAGATAGTGTTGACTAATCAAAATCACATACATAAAGCATCTTCAAATAAGAGAGTTACTAGAACGGTCTTTTACCAACTAACCTGATCCTCTATGGACTTGTGGTCAGTCTCCTGTAGCCATGAGCCCATGAGCACGCTGTCGTCATAATGACACAGAGAGCGCAGCAAAGACGTGGTAGTGTTGGCCGAGTTGTCGGTCAAAGTAAACTCTGCCACCAGTTCTCTCAGGAGAGCATTGAAGCTGCCTGTACAAGAGGATTACCCATTTTAAAACACCTCTCCTCAACTTCTGTGAAAGCTAATGCACAAGTGACTGATTTACCTTCGTAAGTTTTCGGAGGCAAGAGAGCCAAGATGTCGTACAACCGGAGCCTCACCATAGCTGCACTTGCTTTCAGGTGGGCACCATGAACCTTAATGATGGCAGGGACactgagaaaaatcaaaatgttaCAATCATTAGACATGCAGtcgaaaaacacacaaaaaaataaaataaaaagtcataCATTTAAgagaaaattacacaaaaaaaagcaccacacTCACTGAGACATCATAGTCATGGCACATTCGATAGGAGTCATCAGCCTGCGGATTACGTCTTCTGTGAGAAGCTCGGGGCAGTGGGCCACGAAACTACGCATGGCtatgaaagaaaaggaacagtttTCGTCAACACTGTGTCTCGTAACATTTTAGGGCGTGCAGGCACACTGTGGAGGTGCAAGTCTTTACCACACAGTGCTCCAGCTCTGCCCTCCAGGGTGACCTGCCAGGTGAAGGAGTCTCCTCTGGCTTTTTCAGCTTCCAGCTCCTTCTGGGAGCGAGGAAACACGTTCCTCcaaagcagcagcattttggGGAGATGATAGCGCACAAGGGAGGGACCTGGGAACACAAATGAACACAATGTGGTGGTCACAAAGGTGGTGGGAGAAAGAGACGATTTCTGAAAAACTCCAAAATCAGGAAGTGTCTTTGAGGCTCACCCAAAGTCATCAGGGCCCCCAGCAGAAGCCATCCAGCCTGCGTGCGCTGCAGGGACAGACGGCTGTTCTGAGCAGCTGTTCGCAGAAGGTCTTCAGCTATACTCACCACCAACTACAAGGACAGCGAGGCTAGTCAATCAAGTCTGACATACATATGAAAGAACCACTAAGGCTAAATTCTGAGGGTACACACCTTGCCCTTGGTATGTGGGATACCCAGTGGACACTGGTGCACGCCTCCCAGCAGAGCAGCCATCGCAAAGCTGTAGCCGCTTACAGCCTCAGGCGAACTCTTCAGGTTGTTGATTCTCTCAGCACAGCGGTCCAGCAGGGGGGTGAGCTGATAGGGTAGCGCAACGGCGACGCAACGCAAGCACCATGCAGCTGCCAAACGTGCTGCCATGCTTGGGTGCAGCAGCACTGAGGTCACTGTTTCAAGGAGTCCTGAAGAAGTGGATGTGGAATAAGTTATTTAAGGAGTTCAGCCTTATTTTAAATTAGGATTTATGTCACACGAGCTTGTGTTACCAGAAACCCGAGAGTGACAAAAGTGAATATCCTGTTTTGCATTTGGTTTATCTTACCTACAGAAGGCTCCTGGATGAGTGGTGAAGCTGTGGCACTCAAACTCTGAACCAAACTGCCCAGCTCTTTTAAAGCACACACCATAACATGCTGGCTGGCAGAGACATCACCTGCCCCTGCTTTATTCTCCCCACTGATATCATTCACTACTGCCTCtgaaaacacaaatttcagGAAAAGAGAAGCAAGCAAAGCGATCTGTCAGTACAAACATTTTCTGAGTTATCACTTAAGTTCATATTTTGAATACACAATAATATTTAGTACACACTAATTTATAATGTGTGCATCATTGATGAAAAAGATTTATATCAAAGACAAGATGCTTTGAGTCCATAATAAGTATAAATCACTAATGTTATTTGTAAAATTTACACtaatcagccacaacattaaaacccaATATTGTGTAGGAAGTTGCAAGGTGGGGCCCCCTTAcatctgatttgtttttccGACTTTGTAATGTTTCTCAAACGATTCCTGAACAATATGCGGTGGCGGGTGCACTatgctgcagaaaaaaaagccaGCACCATCGGGGAATAGTGTTTCCATAAAGAGGTGTAAATTGTCTGCAGCTAGTTAGAATCAGATTAAAGCCATTTTACTGCAGAAAATCAAAGAATCAAATTGCTTAAATCCCTCTACTGTGTATCATGCTgatccccctctctctctggtaAACATCACACaagatgtaaaagaaaatgGGATTTCTTTCTGCTGTAGGTGCTTTCAAGAACAGACAGGACCACATGCAAAGTGTGGAGTATAGTGCCCCTGTGACCCTATTACCAGTTCATTACTTATACCACTTTTGGTAGCGACTAACTACCACAAACATTCCCCAAGTCCTGATATTTTCTAGATAATCTGATGCAGTTGCTTAGACATCCAAAAAGTCACATCTTTACAGCTTCCAACAACTTGACTTCCTGCTACAACTCGACAAGTAACACTGAGGTAAAATAATGATTTTTATTGTTGTCACCTACAGTGATTTTAATGTTGTGACTGACAGGTGCGTACCGTAGCTTCTATTAACACAACAGACCCCATCAGGCCATGCACTGTTGTCATATATTTAACTAACAACATTAAACTACAGAACCACTACATTAAAACACAGAAGAGCACACTTCAATGTACGCCAAGAGCTCTGAGGATTTGTCTCCCCCCCattcaaaaagaaataaataaaagcaagaaACTATGGTTataattgtgaaaaaaaaaaaaaaaaaatagctgatCATTTACTGGGAACTAAAATCCTCTGAGCTCTTGAAAGACAACAGTCAAGACAGATCatatgtagaaaaaaaagtcaataaaaCGACTTGAGGAAGAGAGTATATGAAGATGCTTCTTGAACTGTGGCATTTCATTCGGACTTCAGTGTAAATGTAAACACATACACTAGATGTCCTACTTCTATTATGGCTCCCTGTAACATTTTCCCACTTATGTTTAGCTTAGACATTTCTCAAAGTCCCATTTCAAGAAGTCTCACATATCCAGCTAGATGGAAAAAAATACAGCAGCAAGTACAGAGTGAACAACAAAGAACCCAGGAGAATCCAACATTTTTAGAAATTCTGTCTTCACACCAAGAAGTTCTGACAAAATGTACATTGGTTTAAAGGTTGCAAAGCAAATCAGAGTAAGAAACATCCTTTGTGAATGAGGTATGGGTGATTTTGAAAATGATTTTGTGATGATAAAAAgcgaaaaaaataaataaaaataatgcaaaacaCTGTGTCTTCTTCTCTTGGATGGCATCATCCTGTCATGTGTCTTTGCATTTAGTGGCACGTGCAGTTTTTCTGCTGGTGCATGCCAGATGCTAGATGCCAGAAAAGGTTATGTTAACTGCTCTTTAGGGTTTATAAGGCAATAACAAAATGTGAATTCACAGGCAAAAAAGCCATAAAGGCTATGCAATAATGCAAGCATGAGTACTTAATATACTGCGCAGGCAATGGATGATCTTACTGATATTATGATACTACTTGTGGTGAAAGGGGGATATAAAGAAAGAGGAAAGTAACCTCAAAGGCAGAAAGCAGAAGGGAAAgcagagaaataaaagaaaaagagaagccGTCTCTGCACACAACATAAGCACAAGCCATGCAACAGATTTCAAAACTGAATGAAGAACGAATTAAAAGGTGATAATAATGGATGAGTACTTACTCTGTAATGCTCTGAACCGTGATATTTCCCCCCCATCCTCCTTACCCACAGCCCTCATTTGCTTGCTGATGGCTTGGCAGATTTCTTTGCCGGCTGCGATTTGTGCTTTCTCTCCAAGCAAGCCCCCCAAGGTGGCGCGCAGCATGAAGGAGACGCAGCGGCGCGAGTACACAGCCTCAACGTGAGTCTGCGTGGCCCGAGGGTGAGACACTAGGTCCAACACGTGCGACAGGAATGTGCCAAAGTTGCGCTCAAGCCACTGACCGCCAAGTGTTGTCACAAACACAACGTATGCCTAAGAAGAAATTAACGAAGAACACGTATGAGGTGGATGAGCCAGATGGATCGggttaatatttttaatatgtttgAGAGTTCGCCTCACCTGTGTGACGCCCACCCGCACCTCCCTGCTGACAGAGCCTCCCCCCTTCAACATCTCTCCTCCGCTCTTCAGGAAGCCAGATCCACCGCGCAGAAAGCCTGTGGCCATGAGCTCCAGCACCTCCTCCAGGGTGGCTCGCTTTACATTCTGACGCATCACTGCGAGAAGAAtacgtttaaaaaaaagaatgagatAAAGAACAGAAGCAGTGAGCTACTCTAAAAACGACACAAATCCACTCTGTAACCTACCGGCTGCTTGTTTGGGCATCAGGGCCGTGGCCATAACCGTCCCCAGCAGTTTCGCCACGGCTACCCGAACGCCATAGTTAGACCCTTCCAAGGCCTTGAAACACAAAGTAGCGACGTTCTCCAGTTCTGTGGTCCACATGAATACAGCCTCATTTTGTAGCTCCAACAGGCACTGATCAggcaaggaggaaaaaaatgggaTGCTATCATCACTTTTCATATGATGTGTGTACTGGTAATATTGACTTCATGACATGAATTCAGAGGCTTATGTGCACATAATGTTGCAATACACACAGTAACTGGTACGCTTTCTAAACGGAAATTGAAACAGTGTATGCGGTCGACATACATGACACAGCAAAAGCATTTAAGTCAGTGGTTTCTTCCCTTTAAAAACAGTCTGCACTCATTCTGACACACAATTGCTGTGCTTGTGTCATAAAGGGAAACATAGATCGTACTGAAAACAGTGATCACAAGTAATCATGCGGTACCTTTACTTTTATGAGTGAAACTGAGAATGAAGCTTTGCATATTGCTGATGGCTCCTCAGATGGGCCTTAACAACTTAAGATCAAAAACCAAGTTTAACTGTTTTGGGAGAAGGAGTTTGAAGATTACTCTGTGTGTCTTCTACGTAGCTTTTAAATTTTATGTTTTGGAAGTCCCCAGCAGCCCACAGCGCAAGTTAGttgacacatttaaaaatctttactgtgtgtttttgtgagacAAACCTTTGCTACTGCACAGCGTACAGCCATGGACCTGTCTGTAAGCAGAGAGCGAGCATTCTTGTAGATGTCTCTGTGACACGAAGCTGCAGCTCCACCCAGTCCGCTGAGCACCTTCTGCAGACTCAGAAGGATCTCTCCTCTACCTTGTGACTACATCAATAAAATAGAAGAAAGTGACGTTACAAATCAATCCCTCCATTACTGTTCCTATATTGTAGTGTGCCTGCTCCTAGTTTTTTTACTCTCACGTGGCATACCTCTGCACTCTTTAATGCCTTTAAAAGATTATTGATGGTATCTGGAAAGGAGCTTCCCAGCATCCTCCCCATCTTCTCATAAAAAGCCCCAACACATGCCACTGCAGCACTGCAAGAAATGTGTAACAGTGCATTAGCACACCAATTCGGACAAAAATCTGTGTAAAAAATCATAATTatgtaaattaaaatatgcaaatacaTGGAATACTTCATGAAAATTAATAGTTATAAACGTCTATTTATTAGGCTCCTCCTTATGTTGATAAATGGTGAGACTGGCTTACATACATGAATTACCTTTAACCTCATCTACTGTAAAATGCTGAAGGGGAAGCACAGTGGCTTAGTATGTAAAAGGGAGGCCCTGGCACGTCTGTGTATTTCACCTACCCAGAAATGAGCAGGTATGAATGACTGATGGATAAAACCCTGCAGGGCACCACTGATGCAGCTTCATCCACTGTTAAATTCCATTAATGCCAGCAAGAAACACAGCATATCTAGTCTTGTACACTTAATCCCTCCTTTTAAACATGAAATGTCATTCTACAGATTACCGTCCAGCTTAACTGCTAATACCCTTGAAGATAGGCCTACTGCACGTGCCTGGAGCTCTAAAAGCAGTTCTGAACAGCTTACATTTGAATTGAAATATGTGAAAGCTCAAGCAGACTATTAATATGCAGTTCCTGTATTTCTAAAAATAGCCAATAAAAATACACACGGTAGTGATTAAATGGGAACTCACAGTTTTGTTGGCAAGTATGCAGGTGTGTCATCCTTGCTTTTGATGATGTCATTGCATTTATCAAGAGTCTGGAAAACAGTGAAGGTGTCACCAATGCTGTAGAGCGTAGCAAGGTTTTTGGCCAGGAGTTTTCTAGTCGGTGGTCCCGGAGCGCTGCTGATTAGTCCCGTCAGCTGTTCCACCagcttcttctgcttctctttTACATCCACCTGcattcaaaaaagaaagaaaaaaaaaaaacacaatcgAGTTACAAAATGCTTCCAATGATTCTGACTCAGAAAAGCTAAAAATCTGAATAGTCACCTTATTTGCTGCCACAAGCACTTTATCCAAAAACCGGAGCCATTCGAAGATGAAGACGGGCCTTTTTGCTTCGGTGATCTGGGCCAAAGCATCTTCATTGAGCAGGAGACTGTGAGCCAGCTCCATTGCGAGGAACCTTGAACACAGAGACGTGCGCCCTCCTCTCTGCAATGATTCACAAACACGTGACAAattagaggaaaaaaagcttaatatacTGTTGCAACATAAGGAGTCGGTACACCATGTTTTGCTCAAACAGCTTCAGTGTGACTTGACACTGAATCTGCAAGTCTTTTTGACTAAAGTGAAAGAATGAAGCACCACTTCTCTTAGAAATAATCTTATTTGGCATTTTGATGATAGCGGTAGGGAGCATTACTAGCACAAAATCTTCAATAGGTTTTCAGCTGGACTGAGTAATGGTATCAGTGTGGTAGACGTTATCTCTAACAGTGATGAATTTGCATACCGGAATGAGACAGAACAGCTGGTGAGGGGTTGCAAAGACAACAATTTGAACCTGGGCAAATCTAAAACTAAAGGCTGTTGACTTTAGAAGGGAAGAAGTCCAACATCTTCCTTTCATTGGCCAAGGTCTGTTGAAAGAGTGCTTCCTGGGTACCACTATATGCCAGTCTTTATCACAGAACTTAAACACCAGTCTCACTGTTAACAAAGCCCATCAGAGACTCTACTTCCTTTGGCAGAAGTAGAGATGTATGGAAAATATGGGTTCAGATTGGGAAGCTACAAaccattatcattattattattattattactactactactactactactactagtaCTATCTCCAACCTGACTTGGTAAGGTAGCACAACCAATCGGGACAAACAGCAGCCTGGAAAAAGTTAGAGCCTCCAACATCACTGGTTGTAGTCTGCCTTTCATAGCTTCCCACTATGCCACCCGAACCACCAGGAGAGGTAGAAGCATCATCACTGTCCCCTCCTACACATCATCTGTTTATTCATCTCCCACCAGGCAAAAGATACAGGGGTATTACTACAAGAACAGAGATAGTAGCTATCTCCAAGCTATTAGGCGCTTAAATATATACTGAACcttctattattttttgtttcaattTACCTACAGCAAGTTGTGATCATAGAATCTGAATGTATCCATctattcgcttccgcttatccttttcagggtcgtggggggcactggagcctatcccagctgtcatagggcaagaggtggggtacacctcgacaggtcgccagtctgtcacacagagagacaggcaaccattcgcactcacattcactcctgtATTCAcatctatgggcaatttagattaatcagttaacctatccccagaaactgcatgtctttggacgatgggggaagctggagtacccggagggaacccacgcaaacaggggagaacatgcaaactccacacattGAACTcgggaccttcttgctgtgcagcaacagtgctaaccaccgtgccaccgtgccgCCCAGAATCTGAATATATTATGCAGCAAAACTTACACGTATGTATCATGCATTTGCAATATTAACTTAACCTCTTGCACTGTGGACTGTTCCCTTCTGCAATCTGGACTCATTCACTAAAATCACTTTAAACATAGGTACACTGACACACTGCACTACTTTTATGGGTTGATGTGTTCAATACACGTGTACTTTGTATGTTGTGCTGTATTGTGTCATTTGATGTGTCTTGTTGTACATGCAGCTCTGTTGTTGAAATGGCTCCAATAAACTTGAGCTGTGGTGACTGTGAAGGCCACTCGGTCGCCACATAACAtgattaatatcattttcatgcTGATCTAAAAGTTCTATCAGCTCTTGCACCTCATTGTCACCATGGAAGGATCATTCCTAGCAGGAAAGGAATGCTGTATTATAGGATGAAGAGAAATCCTGGGAACATCTGTATTGATCTGCAGGTTGGACATTCCTGCTCAGGAGACAAACTCTGTACCCAACAGCATGACAGAGCCTCTCAGTTGTCTAATTTAAATGCCTCTTCTCTAACAATACGCCTGTTCAGTCAATAAACTATCCCATCCATCAGCTGGACAGGTTATAACAGCCCTATAGATGCTAAGGGTCATTTATCGCCATTGGAATGCCTTCGCTGTGTTCCGTACGTCAGTCATTTTAATGCCAGTGGCTGTAAAGTTATAATAGCCGCGCTCAAGTCTCGTATTGGaataacacaaaaaatattaacACTGCAGTGATGTGTTGACAGCTGTCATCCTTCAGCTGTTAATACGCGAGCTAGTTAGCAACATAAGCTAGCTGCTTCCTAAAAGGGGAAAGCTAAACTCCTCGAAACACTGACGACTAAATAGGACTTTGGCACTTCGTCGTCATTTTTTACAACCTTGAGTTGTTCAAAATATACCCCTCAGTGACAACAAACTCCCTGAAATAGGGGACAAATACAGCAAAACTGCTCATCCTACCTGTGCTTCGGTGACCCAGGATGAATGACGACGACTATGGGCGGTGTCGCTGTGAAGTTTGTCCGAcgttaaatcaaacaaataatttAACTTAAACCATATAGCTTGTAGAATTttgtgaaataaacaaaaatagacGTAAAATTAGTTGAGTCCATTTCACAGGACAAACACGTTCTTTTGAAATATATGCCAAATGCAGCGGAACTGTAGACTTTGTGTGTACCTTGCAGCTACTCGGAACGTTTTTGCAAAGGAACAGAACACcagagaagaaaatacaaacgCACAAACCGAAGATTtcttttagctgtttttctctgtttttcctctGACAAACTAAACTCTCTTTAGTTTGTACAGAATGTCAGATGAAGAGGAGGACTATATGTCTGATGCATTTCTTAGCCAACTGTAAGTGTTTTGGCTCTGGTGTTTACTGTAAAATGTTCATATTGACAACAATGTTCGGTCAGTGCTATGAAACTGTTGTTGAATGGAGTATATTCCGATATTGagctataaaaacaaagaagcaggGTGTCATTGCTCTCAGAATAGTTGTCGGCATTTTTTTTACACCCTTGTAACGTTTTTCTTTGTCCCTCCGACTGTCAGTCAAGATGTGAAACCGGGAGTCAGCATGGTGAGGCGGGTAAAAGAAGCAATGAAGAGGGAGGAGaagcaaaaggaaaagaataTAAAGAACCGTCAGAAGAGCTACAAGGAGCAGGAGAGCGAAAGCCGAGAAGCGGCTTTACAGAGCTCCATCAGCAATGAAAACAAAGGGTTTGCGCTTCTGCAGAAAATGGGCTACAAAGCTGGGCAAGGACTTGGGAAGCAGGGCAAGTTTGTTCTTCGCTAAATTGTGAATTTGCTTTGCATTTGTAGTGTGCACTGATGTTAATCTTTGTTACCCCTATAGGAGCAGGAAGAGTTGAT
It encodes:
- the heatr5b gene encoding HEAT repeat-containing protein 5B isoform X2 gives rise to the protein MELAHSLLLNEDALAQITEAKRPVFIFEWLRFLDKVLVAANKVDVKEKQKKLVEQLTGLISSAPGPPTRKLLAKNLATLYSIGDTFTVFQTLDKCNDIIKSKDDTPAYLPTKLAAVACVGAFYEKMGRMLGSSFPDTINNLLKALKSAESQGRGEILLSLQKVLSGLGGAAASCHRDIYKNARSLLTDRSMAVRCAVAKCLLELQNEAVFMWTTELENVATLCFKALEGSNYGVRVAVAKLLGTVMATALMPKQAAVMRQNVKRATLEEVLELMATGFLRGGSGFLKSGGEMLKGGGSVSREVRVGVTQAYVVFVTTLGGQWLERNFGTFLSHVLDLVSHPRATQTHVEAVYSRRCVSFMLRATLGGLLGEKAQIAAGKEICQAISKQMRAVEAVVNDISGENKAGAGDVSASQHVMVCALKELGSLVQSLSATASPLIQEPSVGLLETVTSVLLHPSMAARLAAAWCLRCVAVALPYQLTPLLDRCAERINNLKSSPEAVSGYSFAMAALLGGVHQCPLGIPHTKGKLVVSIAEDLLRTAAQNSRLSLQRTQAGWLLLGALMTLGPSLVRYHLPKMLLLWRNVFPRSQKELEAEKARGDSFTWQVTLEGRAGALCAMRSFVAHCPELLTEDVIRRLMTPIECAMTMMSHVPAIIKVHGAHLKASAAMVRLRLYDILALLPPKTYEGSFNALLRELVAEFTLTDNSANTTTSLLRSLCHYDDSVLMGSWLQETDHKSIEDQLQPNSASGSGALEHDPSSIYLRVPVGEAIPGPLPLGVSVIDASVALFGVVFPHVSFKHRLQMLDHFAECIKQAKGVRQQAVQLNIFTAVLSALKGLAENKSTLGPEEVRKSALALVMGALDNPNPILRCAAGEALGRMAQVVGEATFIARMAQTSFDKLKSARDVVSRTGHSLALGCLHRYVGGIGSGQHLKTSVSILLALAQDGSSHEVQTWALHSLALIVDSSGPMYRGYVEPTLSLVLTLLLTVPPSHTEVHQCLGRCLGALITTVGPELQGNGATISTIRSSCLVGCAIMQDHSDSLVQAAAISCLQQLHMFAPRHVNLSSLVPCLCVHLCSSHLLLRRAAVACLRQLAQREAAEVCEYAMSLAKRAGESKDSTAINLNITETGLEGVLFGMLDRETDRKLCSDIHDTLGHMLSSLAVEKLSHWLKLCKDVLAATTDVGGAVVFEVEKDEEDSEKKDEMDDDTMFTGLGEDDKSKPSVAPRWVTRVFAADCLCRIILLCENADKTHFDLAAARSAQAKNVKGDLLVLHLSDLIRMAFMAATDHSNQLRMAGLQALEDIIKKFASVPEPEFPGHVILEQYQANVGAALRPAFSPDTPSDITAKACQVCSTWIGSGVVSDLNDLRRVHNLLVSSLDKVQAGKGSSSQLYSESATTMEKLAVLKAWAEVYVVAMKIKKEAESKPAKPVRSGDDDEDEEDLGTDVLPPDSLITLVQPELPSLSRLWLAMLRDYALLTLPAEFSSQLPPDGGAFYTPETIDTARLHYRSSWAPVLHAVALWLNSTGFGAGVGQEEVSSAPSKPPGLPQGGSSTIKTFEESVKDRMHLMLGVSIEFLCFPRPEEPIEHVMSCLRALCTLLEAPCAKTHIADDQLLAVELLNVLHRLLLTRDPPAVQLQVTAVVQETIRAAHDRLQRQKTAKGKEEDGEKDSQASLGEGGDTGELIPGKSLVFAAMELLVFILVRHLPQLNTRVKESPSHVPLRPQRLPEESARLVANAVSILAELPSLCSPAGSMTILPTVLFLITGVLKETAVKTPDNSVPVPVAAALQGIKTIITSPIARMESVQTQWTSLVRSSLASVLEYSQPDESRPDMDEVSMLTAITLFLLSASSELVGVTVLQKGCMDRFRNALNSSDPWVQARCYQLLLSVFQHSSRALSTPYIHALAPLMVEKLKAVERSRPGTAAELQAVQEGIRVLENLVGMGEEQNRVQLLALLVPTLVSYLLDENSISSAPQVSKGLHEFALQNLMRIGPLYPAAFKIVIGAAPELKTRLESAIRANQASSKAKAAARQAQPAVQAAPTIKLKTSFF